The following proteins come from a genomic window of Ictalurus furcatus strain D&B chromosome 12, Billie_1.0, whole genome shotgun sequence:
- the snapin gene encoding SNARE-associated protein Snapin has product MAALAVVETPSGKDAIAEGLMDLLKPAVQQLDLHVHAVRESQVELREHIDNLATELCRINEHQKVALDLDPYVKKLLNARRRVVLVNNILQNAQERLRRLNHNVAKETARRKTMLETSGAFSTRSPSKP; this is encoded by the exons ATGGCGGCGCTCGCAGTGGTAGAAACTCCGTCAGGAAAAGATGCCATTGCGGAAGGGCTTATGGATCTGTTGAAACCAGCAGTGCAGCAGCTTGATCTACATGTGCATGCAGTGcg GGAGAGTCAAGTGGAGCTCCGAGAACACATTGACAACTTGGCAACTG agCTGTGTAGAATTAATGAACACCAGAAAGTCGCCCTGGACTTGGATCCCTATGTGAAGAAACTGCTCAATGCCAGGCGCAGAGTGGTTCTGGTCAATAACATCCTACAGAATGCACAA GAACGCTTACGGAGGTTGAACCATAACGTGGCGAAGGAGACGGCGCGCCGGAAAACCATGCTTGAAACGTCCGGAGCGTTTTCCACTCGGTCTCCTAGCAAGCCGTGA